A window of Haliscomenobacter hydrossis DSM 1100 contains these coding sequences:
- the msrA gene encoding peptide-methionine (S)-S-oxide reductase MsrA — protein sequence MKTIHILLPFTILLSLNSCGQQQGYPTSSSSSKVRATAKVSSAELSKYHTAVFAAGCFWCEEAVFESIQGVAEVISGYAGGTTKNPTYEQTNTGTTGHAESVEVYYDTTVIDYKTLLRVYFASGDLTQVNGQGPDIGSQYRSIIFYKNPVEKEMAESYIATLNASKKYKRPISVEVVPLTMFWVAEDYHQDYVQHNPGSSYVQYESIPRLKRAQAQLSDVLKPGLGQH from the coding sequence ATGAAAACGATCCATATTTTGCTACCCTTCACCATCCTCCTGAGCCTAAATTCATGCGGACAGCAACAAGGATACCCAACATCCTCTTCTTCTTCGAAGGTACGAGCTACTGCCAAAGTCTCCTCCGCCGAATTGTCCAAGTACCACACAGCCGTTTTTGCAGCGGGTTGTTTTTGGTGTGAAGAAGCAGTGTTCGAAAGCATCCAGGGTGTAGCCGAAGTCATTTCCGGCTATGCAGGCGGTACCACTAAAAATCCGACCTACGAGCAAACCAATACAGGCACAACCGGCCATGCAGAATCTGTTGAAGTGTATTACGATACCACGGTGATCGATTACAAAACCTTACTCAGGGTGTATTTTGCCTCGGGAGACCTGACCCAGGTGAATGGCCAGGGGCCGGACATCGGTTCACAATACCGCTCCATTATTTTTTACAAAAATCCGGTGGAAAAAGAGATGGCGGAAAGTTACATCGCTACGCTCAACGCCTCCAAAAAGTACAAGCGGCCCATTTCGGTAGAGGTAGTTCCACTCACCATGTTTTGGGTGGCTGAAGACTACCACCAGGACTATGTGCAGCACAATCCTGGAAGCTCCTATGTGCAGTATGAGTCCATTCCAAGGCTGAAGCGAGCGCAGGCTCAATTGAGCGATGTGCTCAAACCGGGGCTAGGGCAGCATTGA
- a CDS encoding Crp/Fnr family transcriptional regulator, protein MTNLEKLAATLEAFAGLKAADFQLSASFWQNKHYKKGEFYNEHRNICKHLGFITTGVFRSYTIDEKTGEEKNVFLYSTNGFVVTFKSFINQIPCDYFTQAMTDASVIYINILDLQSLYQRSHQWEKFGRLLAQEAFNVTMTRIEGFMFKTPEERYLDLVKQHPDIFNHVPLYHISSYLGIQGPSLSRIRKRISEKN, encoded by the coding sequence ATGACTAATCTAGAAAAACTTGCTGCAACCTTGGAGGCATTTGCCGGTCTAAAAGCCGCTGATTTCCAATTATCTGCCTCCTTTTGGCAAAACAAACACTACAAAAAAGGAGAATTTTACAACGAGCACCGCAACATTTGTAAACACCTGGGGTTCATCACCACTGGCGTTTTTCGTTCCTATACCATTGATGAAAAAACGGGAGAAGAAAAAAACGTTTTTTTGTATTCCACCAATGGATTTGTCGTTACTTTCAAAAGTTTCATCAACCAAATTCCCTGCGATTATTTCACCCAAGCCATGACCGATGCTTCGGTTATTTACATCAATATCCTTGATTTACAATCCCTGTACCAGCGCTCGCATCAATGGGAAAAATTTGGCAGGCTCCTGGCGCAAGAAGCTTTTAACGTGACCATGACCCGGATTGAAGGGTTTATGTTCAAAACGCCAGAGGAGCGCTACCTGGATTTGGTTAAGCAGCACCCGGATATTTTTAACCATGTACCCCTTTACCATATTTCCTCTTATTTGGGCATTCAGGGCCCCTCTTTGAGTCGAATTCGCAAAAGAATTTCTGAAAAAAATTAA
- a CDS encoding alpha/beta hydrolase, producing the protein MKTKTIVLIHGLFVNNTSWAAWKSYFEAKGYTVHTPANPGHDGDPAQLRANIHPELTKTGFNDVVMNIVKLIDTLPEKPIVIGHSLAGLVVQKLVEMDKAVAGVSLDGAPPKNVFAPFDTIKVVLPVVNFFKGNSPFLGSKNWYHHAFFNNYTKAESDKLFDSIAVPESRKIARDTLLTSFANIDFKKPHQPLLFIGGEKDNIFSAQFTQKIASRYQDNNSVTDFKAFAGRSHFLCGEDGWEEIADYILGWLEKQK; encoded by the coding sequence ATGAAAACAAAGACAATTGTATTGATTCATGGTTTGTTCGTGAACAATACCAGCTGGGCAGCATGGAAAAGCTATTTTGAAGCCAAAGGATACACCGTTCATACGCCTGCCAACCCCGGGCACGATGGTGACCCCGCCCAACTTCGGGCCAACATACACCCCGAACTGACCAAAACTGGCTTTAATGACGTGGTCATGAACATCGTCAAGCTAATCGATACTTTGCCCGAAAAACCCATTGTCATTGGGCACTCTCTGGCGGGTTTGGTGGTCCAAAAACTCGTGGAAATGGACAAAGCCGTGGCAGGTGTAAGCCTCGACGGAGCGCCACCTAAAAACGTGTTTGCGCCATTTGATACCATCAAAGTTGTGCTGCCGGTGGTGAATTTCTTTAAAGGCAACAGCCCCTTCCTAGGCAGCAAAAACTGGTACCACCACGCCTTCTTCAACAATTACACCAAAGCGGAAAGTGACAAACTGTTTGACAGCATCGCCGTACCGGAAAGCCGGAAAATTGCCCGGGATACTTTGTTGACTTCATTTGCCAACATAGATTTCAAAAAGCCGCACCAACCGCTGCTCTTCATCGGTGGCGAAAAGGACAATATTTTTTCGGCGCAGTTTACCCAAAAAATTGCCAGCCGTTATCAGGATAATAACAGCGTTACCGATTTTAAAGCTTTTGCCGGGAGAAGCCACTTTTTGTGTGGAGAAGACGGTTGGGAGGAAATTGCAGATTATATTTTGGGATGGTTGGAAAAGCAAAAATAA
- a CDS encoding DUF433 domain-containing protein has product MLQFEHITTNPKILGGKPIIKNTRISAEFILELLASGAAVKDIVEAYPLDFL; this is encoded by the coding sequence ATGTTGCAATTCGAACACATCACAACCAATCCTAAAATTTTGGGTGGCAAACCCATCATCAAGAATACCCGCATCAGCGCGGAATTTATTCTGGAGCTTTTGGCTTCGGGGGCGGCGGTGAAGGATATTGTGGAGGCTTACCCGCTGGACTTCCTCTAG
- a CDS encoding XisI protein, with translation MDKINQYQEAILSLLTDYAQFGKPGPGLETQIIADKERNHFQLLTVGWQNDSKFVYAIAFHLDIKDGKIWVYQNNTDAMIGDELMERGVDKNDIVLAFHAPSERKYTGFAVA, from the coding sequence ATGGATAAGATAAATCAATATCAAGAAGCAATTCTGTCCTTGCTGACAGATTACGCCCAGTTTGGGAAACCAGGCCCAGGACTGGAAACGCAAATTATTGCCGATAAAGAACGCAACCATTTTCAATTGCTGACTGTTGGCTGGCAGAATGACTCAAAATTTGTTTATGCTATCGCTTTTCATCTGGACATCAAAGATGGCAAAATTTGGGTGTACCAAAACAACACGGATGCCATGATTGGTGATGAATTGATGGAAAGAGGGGTGGATAAAAATGATATTGTGCTGGCGTTTCATGCGCCGTCGGAGCGGAAATATACGGGGTTTGCGGTGGCGTAG
- a CDS encoding XisH family protein yields MPKRDYYHHEIRKAFEEDGWTVTDDPLQVLWEDRLHFPDLGVERVIAIERGKEKLAVEIKSFLGQNFSHDFYEAMGQYDNYYFALAEVEPDREVVLAISSITYEKFFQKKFVIRLLELKKIPLVVIDVEKEAILLWIR; encoded by the coding sequence ATGCCGAAACGAGATTATTATCACCACGAAATCCGTAAGGCTTTTGAAGAGGATGGGTGGACTGTAACCGATGACCCTTTACAAGTGTTGTGGGAGGATCGGTTACACTTCCCCGATCTTGGTGTGGAGCGCGTAATTGCGATTGAAAGAGGAAAAGAGAAATTGGCCGTAGAAATTAAAAGCTTCTTAGGCCAAAACTTCTCTCATGACTTTTACGAAGCAATGGGGCAATATGACAACTACTATTTTGCATTAGCGGAAGTCGAACCCGATAGGGAAGTTGTTTTGGCCATCTCAAGCATTACTTATGAGAAGTTCTTCCAGAAGAAATTTGTGATTCGATTGCTAGAGTTGAAAAAAATTCCTTTGGTGGTGATTGACGTTGAAAAAGAAGCAATTCTGTTATGGATAAGATAA
- a CDS encoding alpha-2-macroglobulin family protein has translation MTLKDYPKEWKQIDSLENQGLLRSALEKVDILYARAKQEKESAQVLKALIYRCKYVSNLEENGEILSINRLREELSTADFPEKPIIQSMLGQLYQKYQDENYWRFNDRTTIEAYKPEDLATWSLEQIQDESAKLYLASVEDPRLRSSLLKTLDPIILPGVNAEGLRPTLFDLMAFRAITHFANSRSRISTPAYKFYIDSPLAFADAASFASASFPTKDETSYQRRALLLYQEVIKMHLNDAQPDALIDADLLRIDFVHENATLPNKDELYLTALDNLGKKYPTHPASAGAAYRTAQFYASKGRQYNAQDKNTEKYRLDLKKAKAICEDCIKKFPKSSGAQACKNLISSLLNRSISVQLEEVSGPKNPVLIQVGFRNSSKIFLRLVQLTPEQRDKHRKMRQEEGDAFLRKLKPLRKWNASLPDDGDLQEHFTELKTDGLELGFYALIAADDDAMGTKERRPAIAFFHVSNFGILTRNDDTGALNLVVVNRETGEPIPGVEATFFSNEYNRTSRVYEDVEMGKGKTDQDGFISSNIRNRSIRVRFIQGKDQLYLNDSYYSYSRELREDVTQNTYFFLDRAIYRPGQTIYYKGIAVENRPNEKPVILTNTKVTVTFFDANQQEIERKELVTNAYGSFNGTFVAPAGGLRGRMSLISSIGASSTSFNVEEYKRPTFEVTLKPLEGEAKLDDQISVKGEAKAFAGNNITGAKVTYRVVRQTRIPWWMMWRWGGYWPGNAEAQEIAIGETQTDDQGQFTVSFQAQPDRSVAPADKPEFQFTVYADVVDITGETHSTERSVTIGYVTLSVDLNLAERMDQSKTQHLGISTKNLDGQFQAAAGKIKIYRLQAPTQPYQNRLWEAPDRPSITEKDFRAAFPTLPFGKEDKPENWTKLDLILENNFNTAQNDSIALPMSQLAPGHYAVELSTQDAKGEKIEFTKFFQTYNSQTKQVPANTIFWKDWEKSSVEPGELANLLLASGLKDLKILLETEKDNRIRNRKWVNLQGWLEEGYTAREADRGNVQYLLAYVWKGRAYSDHLTLTVPWSNQELKVEYQSFRDKLKPGQDEEWRLRISGPKGEQVAAEMVATLYDESLDQFAANSWSMWPFSSQSYSAYRWGNQAFGAVSANYYIATRQEDEKGKAYPALNWFGYLYDGEEGDMRVGGRPRVAMMRSATMNDAMEQEESAPAPANAPAGGLNKPEAYALEKAAKDSDGVADKPVPTKTAPADFQPRTNLKETVFFMPELATDASGAIIIKFKMNEALTRWKFLGLAHTKDLKIGNTTRSVLTQKELMVQPNAPRFFREGDEIEFTAKVSNLSGQALNGTASLQLFDAVNGQAIDAAFANTNETKAFSVAIGQSAPLSWKLKIPVGGASAVTYRVMASAGSFSDGEENALPVLSNRMLVTETLPLFVRSKQTRNFTLASMAEGFKSSTMQPHQFTLEFTSNPAWLAVKSLPYLMEYPHECSEQIFSRFYANTLAAHVVDQHPKIRQVFDKWKNSATALQSNLRANQELKSVLLEETPWVLEAQSEEKQRQQIAILFDLDRMANEEVAAIGKLRERQMADGAWSWFPGGTGSWYITQHLASGFGHLAKLGVKPKLASDEMALKAIEYCDAQIAEAYENLKKAEREKRLKLSDDNLWDMYIHYLYTRSFYPKATSTKEATEARNYFIQQAKTYWTKKGNYQQGMLALALHRLEDKTTPAQIVKSLNERAIRSDELGMYWKSPAGYYWYEAPIETQSLMIELFAEVGKDDKAVDELKVWLLRNKQTTHWKTTKATSEAIYALLVTQGKVDMLADAQPVKLEFKQMKNKGSQAAIGKAQNDAEEGTGYFKTSWKGKDVQPGMEQVTVSNPNAGIAWGAMYWQYFEQLDKIKSFEATPLTLRKKLFKEEKTATGPKLREITANEPLRPGDKLIVRVELRSDRDMEYIHLKDMRASGFEPMNVLSQYKYQGGLGYYESTGDAATHFFIDYLRKGTYVFEYPIRVVHKGSFSNGISSIQCMYAPEFSSFSSGERVEVK, from the coding sequence ATGACCCTGAAAGACTATCCAAAAGAATGGAAGCAGATCGACTCCCTGGAGAACCAGGGCTTGCTGCGTTCCGCCCTTGAGAAGGTAGATATCCTTTACGCCAGAGCCAAGCAGGAAAAAGAATCCGCGCAAGTGCTCAAAGCCTTGATCTACCGCTGCAAATACGTCAGCAACCTGGAAGAAAACGGCGAGATCCTGTCCATCAATCGCCTGCGTGAAGAACTGAGTACGGCGGATTTTCCGGAAAAACCCATCATCCAGTCCATGTTGGGGCAATTGTATCAAAAATACCAGGACGAAAATTACTGGCGCTTCAACGATCGCACTACGATTGAAGCGTACAAACCGGAAGACCTGGCCACCTGGTCGCTGGAGCAAATTCAGGACGAGAGTGCCAAACTCTACCTCGCCTCGGTAGAAGACCCGCGTTTGCGCAGCAGTTTGCTCAAAACCCTGGACCCGATTATTCTGCCCGGAGTAAATGCCGAGGGCCTGCGCCCGACGCTGTTTGATTTGATGGCGTTTCGAGCCATCACCCACTTTGCCAATTCCCGCAGCCGGATATCTACTCCGGCCTATAAGTTTTACATCGATTCTCCGCTTGCTTTTGCCGATGCGGCCAGTTTTGCCAGCGCCAGTTTCCCCACTAAGGACGAAACTTCGTACCAGCGCAGGGCACTGCTCTTGTATCAGGAGGTCATCAAAATGCACCTGAACGACGCGCAGCCTGACGCCTTGATCGATGCAGATCTGCTGCGCATTGACTTTGTACACGAAAACGCCACCTTGCCCAACAAGGACGAATTGTACCTGACAGCTTTGGATAATTTGGGCAAAAAATACCCCACGCATCCGGCCTCTGCGGGTGCCGCCTACCGCACGGCGCAATTTTATGCCTCAAAAGGGCGCCAGTACAATGCCCAGGATAAAAATACCGAAAAATACCGCCTGGACCTGAAAAAGGCCAAAGCGATTTGTGAAGACTGCATCAAAAAATTCCCCAAATCCAGTGGTGCACAAGCTTGCAAAAACCTGATCTCCAGCCTACTCAACCGCAGTATCAGCGTACAATTGGAGGAAGTCAGCGGTCCTAAAAATCCCGTTTTGATTCAAGTGGGTTTCCGCAACTCCAGCAAAATCTTCCTACGGCTGGTGCAGCTGACACCCGAACAGCGGGACAAACACCGCAAAATGCGCCAGGAAGAGGGGGATGCTTTCCTGCGCAAACTTAAACCTTTGCGCAAATGGAATGCTAGTCTGCCCGACGATGGCGACCTGCAAGAGCACTTTACCGAACTCAAAACCGATGGACTCGAACTGGGCTTTTATGCCCTCATCGCCGCCGATGACGACGCGATGGGCACCAAAGAACGCCGCCCGGCCATCGCGTTTTTCCACGTCTCCAATTTTGGGATCCTGACCCGCAACGACGATACGGGTGCACTAAATCTAGTCGTCGTCAACCGCGAAACCGGCGAACCCATCCCCGGCGTAGAAGCTACATTTTTCAGCAATGAATACAACCGGACTTCTCGGGTGTACGAAGACGTAGAAATGGGCAAAGGCAAAACGGATCAGGACGGTTTCATCTCCTCCAATATCCGCAACCGCTCCATCCGCGTGCGTTTCATCCAGGGTAAAGACCAACTGTACCTCAACGACAGTTATTACAGCTATAGCCGGGAATTGCGCGAGGACGTCACACAAAACACGTACTTTTTCCTGGATCGGGCCATTTACCGCCCCGGCCAAACCATTTATTACAAAGGGATTGCGGTAGAAAACCGCCCTAATGAAAAGCCGGTAATTCTGACCAACACCAAGGTTACGGTTACTTTTTTTGACGCCAATCAACAAGAAATTGAGCGCAAAGAACTGGTCACCAACGCCTATGGCTCCTTCAATGGCACCTTTGTTGCTCCCGCAGGTGGCCTGCGCGGACGCATGAGCCTGATCAGCAGCATTGGCGCTTCCTCGACCAGTTTTAACGTAGAAGAATACAAGCGCCCGACCTTTGAAGTGACCTTAAAACCACTGGAAGGTGAGGCCAAACTGGATGATCAAATCAGTGTCAAAGGTGAAGCCAAAGCCTTTGCGGGCAACAACATCACCGGTGCCAAGGTGACGTACCGCGTGGTGCGCCAAACCCGCATCCCCTGGTGGATGATGTGGCGCTGGGGTGGCTACTGGCCCGGCAATGCCGAAGCGCAAGAAATTGCCATCGGCGAAACCCAAACCGACGACCAGGGGCAGTTCACCGTGAGTTTTCAGGCACAACCTGATCGCAGTGTGGCTCCTGCGGACAAGCCAGAGTTCCAGTTCACCGTGTACGCCGATGTGGTAGACATCACGGGGGAAACCCACTCGACCGAGCGCAGCGTAACCATCGGATACGTGACCCTCAGCGTCGATCTGAATCTGGCCGAACGCATGGATCAGTCCAAAACCCAGCACCTAGGCATCAGCACCAAAAATCTGGATGGCCAATTCCAGGCCGCTGCCGGCAAAATCAAAATTTACCGCCTGCAAGCACCAACTCAGCCCTACCAAAATCGTCTGTGGGAAGCCCCGGATCGGCCCAGCATCACGGAGAAGGATTTCCGCGCCGCCTTCCCTACCCTACCTTTTGGCAAGGAGGATAAACCGGAAAACTGGACGAAATTGGATTTGATTTTGGAAAACAATTTCAATACTGCTCAAAACGATAGTATTGCCCTGCCGATGAGTCAACTCGCCCCCGGACACTACGCCGTGGAATTGAGTACTCAGGATGCCAAGGGGGAAAAAATCGAGTTTACGAAGTTTTTCCAGACCTACAACAGTCAAACCAAACAAGTGCCCGCCAATACCATCTTTTGGAAAGATTGGGAAAAGTCCAGCGTAGAACCTGGTGAATTGGCCAATCTGCTGCTGGCGTCTGGATTGAAAGACCTGAAAATTCTGCTCGAAACCGAAAAGGACAACCGCATCCGCAACCGCAAATGGGTAAACCTGCAAGGTTGGTTGGAAGAAGGCTACACCGCCAGAGAAGCCGACCGTGGCAATGTGCAATACCTGTTGGCTTACGTCTGGAAAGGCCGCGCCTACAGCGATCACCTCACCCTGACGGTGCCCTGGAGCAATCAGGAACTGAAAGTGGAATACCAGAGTTTCCGTGACAAACTCAAACCCGGCCAGGATGAAGAATGGCGCTTGCGCATCAGTGGCCCGAAAGGAGAACAAGTGGCTGCCGAAATGGTCGCCACCTTGTATGACGAATCACTGGATCAGTTTGCCGCCAATTCCTGGTCGATGTGGCCTTTTAGCAGCCAAAGCTATTCGGCTTACCGCTGGGGTAATCAGGCTTTTGGCGCAGTATCCGCCAATTATTACATCGCTACCCGTCAGGAAGACGAAAAAGGCAAAGCCTATCCAGCCCTCAACTGGTTTGGCTACCTCTACGATGGAGAGGAAGGTGACATGCGTGTAGGAGGTCGCCCCAGAGTGGCGATGATGCGCAGTGCCACCATGAATGACGCGATGGAGCAAGAAGAATCCGCACCCGCACCAGCAAATGCGCCAGCCGGTGGATTAAACAAACCCGAGGCTTATGCGCTGGAAAAAGCGGCCAAAGATAGCGACGGGGTAGCGGATAAACCAGTGCCGACCAAAACCGCTCCCGCCGACTTCCAACCCCGCACCAACCTCAAAGAAACGGTCTTCTTCATGCCCGAACTGGCCACCGACGCCAGCGGTGCCATCATCATCAAATTCAAGATGAACGAGGCCCTGACCCGCTGGAAATTCCTGGGTTTGGCGCATACCAAAGACCTGAAAATTGGCAATACGACCCGTTCGGTGCTGACGCAAAAAGAATTGATGGTACAACCCAACGCGCCACGTTTCTTCCGCGAAGGCGACGAGATAGAATTTACGGCCAAAGTGAGCAACCTGAGTGGACAAGCGCTGAATGGTACGGCTTCGTTGCAATTGTTCGACGCGGTGAACGGCCAGGCCATTGACGCGGCTTTTGCCAACACCAATGAAACAAAGGCTTTCAGCGTAGCCATTGGGCAATCCGCGCCCTTGTCCTGGAAGTTGAAAATCCCCGTAGGTGGAGCGAGTGCAGTAACCTACCGGGTGATGGCTTCGGCGGGTAGTTTCAGCGACGGGGAAGAAAATGCTTTGCCCGTATTGAGCAACCGCATGCTGGTGACCGAGACGCTACCACTGTTTGTGCGCAGCAAACAAACCCGCAACTTTACCCTGGCTTCGATGGCAGAAGGCTTCAAGTCGAGCACCATGCAGCCCCACCAGTTTACCCTGGAGTTCACGTCGAATCCCGCGTGGTTGGCGGTAAAATCACTGCCTTACCTGATGGAGTACCCACACGAGTGTTCGGAGCAGATTTTTAGTCGATTCTACGCCAACACCCTGGCTGCTCACGTGGTGGATCAACACCCCAAAATCAGACAGGTATTTGACAAGTGGAAAAACTCCGCCACCGCCCTGCAAAGCAACCTGCGCGCCAACCAGGAACTGAAATCAGTGCTCCTGGAAGAAACGCCCTGGGTACTGGAAGCACAAAGTGAAGAAAAACAACGCCAACAAATCGCCATCCTCTTCGACCTCGACCGCATGGCCAACGAAGAAGTAGCGGCCATCGGCAAACTGCGCGAACGCCAAATGGCGGACGGTGCCTGGAGTTGGTTCCCTGGCGGAACGGGCAGTTGGTACATCACCCAACACCTGGCTTCGGGCTTTGGTCACCTGGCCAAACTGGGCGTAAAACCCAAACTGGCCAGTGATGAAATGGCGCTGAAAGCAATCGAATACTGCGATGCCCAAATCGCCGAAGCTTACGAGAACCTCAAAAAAGCCGAACGGGAAAAACGCCTGAAATTGTCGGACGACAACCTCTGGGACATGTACATCCACTACTTGTACACCCGCAGTTTTTACCCCAAAGCTACCAGCACCAAAGAAGCCACCGAAGCGCGCAACTACTTCATCCAACAGGCCAAAACCTACTGGACCAAAAAAGGCAACTACCAACAAGGGATGCTGGCGCTGGCACTGCACCGTTTAGAGGACAAAACCACACCTGCCCAAATTGTAAAGTCACTGAACGAACGCGCCATCCGCTCCGATGAATTGGGCATGTACTGGAAATCGCCCGCGGGTTACTACTGGTACGAAGCCCCCATCGAAACGCAGTCGCTGATGATCGAACTCTTCGCCGAAGTAGGCAAAGACGACAAAGCAGTGGACGAACTGAAAGTCTGGCTGCTGCGCAACAAACAAACGACCCACTGGAAAACCACCAAAGCCACCTCAGAAGCGATCTACGCCCTGTTGGTGACTCAAGGTAAGGTAGACATGCTGGCCGACGCGCAACCCGTGAAACTGGAGTTCAAACAAATGAAAAACAAAGGCTCACAAGCGGCCATCGGCAAAGCGCAAAACGATGCAGAGGAAGGCACGGGCTACTTCAAAACCTCCTGGAAGGGCAAAGATGTTCAACCCGGTATGGAACAGGTGACCGTGAGCAACCCCAACGCCGGCATCGCCTGGGGCGCCATGTACTGGCAGTACTTTGAACAACTGGACAAAATCAAATCCTTCGAAGCGACGCCACTGACCTTGCGCAAAAAACTCTTCAAAGAGGAAAAAACGGCGACTGGTCCGAAATTACGCGAAATCACCGCCAACGAGCCCTTGCGTCCCGGCGACAAGCTGATCGTGCGGGTAGAATTGCGCTCCGACCGTGACATGGAATACATCCACCTGAAAGACATGCGTGCCTCGGGCTTTGAACCGATGAACGTACTGAGCCAGTACAAATACCAGGGCGGCCTGGGCTATTACGAAAGCACCGGCGACGCGGCCACGCACTTTTTCATCGATTACCTGCGCAAAGGGACTTATGTGTTTGAATACCCGATACGGGTGGTACACAAGGGGAGTTTTTCGAATGGGATCAGTAGTATACAGTGTATGTATGCGCCGGAGTTTAGTAGCTTTTCGAGTGGGGAAAGGGTTGAGGTGAAGTAG
- a CDS encoding NAD(P)/FAD-dependent oxidoreductase, protein MKVDFLIVGQGLAGSLLAHFLETQGASIFVIDPDGSGSASRRAAGLINPVTGRYFVKSWRVDELIPFARETYRTLEQQLGGSFFHERCILRALGSAKEENDWLARAGDPGYLAYMGDHTKSEHFQTLLYPTLAYGQTLQSAQLNVAIFLDFFQKQLIRKNELSKNNFNYNDLKINRAAVVYQDIEARGVIFCEGFGAIHNPFFNYLPFRGDKGEALIVKIPGADFEQIVKQNNTFIAPLGNDLYWVGATYEWHFENDTPTEKARLELLERLDTVLKMPYEVIEHWAAIRPTVKDRRPFLGQHPQFQQLWIFNGLGTKGASLAPFWAHHLSNVILEDAILDPEVDITRFNHTKQ, encoded by the coding sequence ATGAAAGTTGATTTTCTGATCGTTGGCCAAGGTTTGGCGGGTTCCTTACTCGCGCATTTTCTCGAAACACAAGGCGCATCCATTTTTGTGATCGACCCCGACGGCTCAGGCTCGGCCTCCCGCCGTGCAGCCGGTTTGATCAATCCTGTAACGGGTCGCTATTTTGTCAAATCCTGGCGGGTGGATGAACTGATTCCTTTTGCCCGCGAAACCTATCGAACCCTGGAACAACAACTCGGCGGCTCATTTTTCCACGAGCGTTGTATCCTGCGTGCCCTCGGCTCCGCCAAAGAAGAAAACGACTGGTTGGCCCGCGCTGGTGATCCGGGCTACCTGGCTTACATGGGTGATCACACCAAATCCGAGCACTTCCAAACCCTTCTCTACCCTACCCTCGCATATGGACAAACCCTGCAAAGTGCCCAGCTCAACGTCGCCATATTTTTGGATTTTTTTCAAAAACAATTGATCAGAAAAAATGAGCTGAGTAAAAATAATTTCAATTACAACGATTTAAAAATAAACAGAGCTGCGGTAGTTTATCAAGACATTGAAGCCAGAGGGGTTATTTTCTGTGAAGGTTTCGGGGCGATCCACAATCCATTTTTCAATTACCTGCCTTTTCGTGGCGACAAGGGGGAGGCGCTGATTGTGAAGATTCCGGGGGCTGATTTTGAGCAGATCGTCAAACAAAACAACACTTTCATCGCGCCCCTGGGCAATGACCTGTACTGGGTAGGTGCCACCTATGAATGGCATTTCGAAAACGACACCCCCACAGAGAAAGCCCGTTTGGAACTCCTGGAACGTTTGGATACTGTGCTCAAAATGCCTTACGAAGTGATCGAACACTGGGCGGCCATACGGCCTACGGTGAAGGATCGCAGGCCTTTTTTGGGACAACACCCGCAATTCCAGCAGTTGTGGATTTTTAATGGATTGGGGACGAAGGGAGCCTCTTTGGCACCGTTTTGGGCACATCACCTGAGTAACGTGATCCTGGAGGATGCAATTTTGGATCCCGAGGTGGACATCACACGCTTTAACCACACTAAACAATAA
- a CDS encoding MmcQ/YjbR family DNA-binding protein, with amino-acid sequence MNIEEICAYCLAKKGVEDGFPFGETTMVFKVMGKIFALAPLDADIQTINLKCEPDWAIELRETHPDDIFPGYHMNKQHWNTVNCETGLSNKLLQELIDHSYNLIVKSLPKKVQAELESLG; translated from the coding sequence ATGAACATCGAAGAAATTTGTGCGTATTGCCTGGCCAAAAAAGGCGTGGAAGACGGTTTTCCTTTCGGCGAAACGACGATGGTGTTTAAAGTGATGGGCAAAATTTTTGCCCTTGCACCACTGGATGCGGACATCCAAACCATCAACCTCAAGTGTGAGCCAGACTGGGCCATCGAATTGCGGGAAACCCACCCGGATGACATTTTCCCTGGCTACCACATGAACAAACAGCACTGGAACACCGTGAATTGTGAAACGGGTTTGAGCAATAAGTTGCTCCAGGAATTGATTGATCATTCCTATAATTTGATTGTAAAAAGTTTGCCCAAAAAAGTCCAGGCGGAGCTGGAGAGTCTTGGATAA